The nucleotide sequence TTCAACGAATTTAGCTTTATCACTGAATGGTGTATAAGAAAGTTTCTTTGCTTCCTCTAAGGCTAATCTTGCAGCGGTAGTTTTTCCAACCCCTGGAGGTCCATATAATATAATATGCTGTGGATATGGTGATGCTATTTTAGATAACAAGGCTTTTATAGCTCTTTCTTGTCCAACAATTTCAGAAAAGCTTTCAGGCCTTAAAAGTGTCTGTACATTTTTTGAAAGCTTTCGAGTGTCCAATACCTCTAACTCAGCATATTTCTTTAAGGTCTTTGCATTTTCAGGACCTTTTTGTTTTCTTATAATACCTAATCTTACTTCATCCACATACTTGTCCTGTCTATCCATAAGAGCTTGCTCTACTTGAGCTTCAATTTCATTTTGAACATATCTTCTAGCTATAGCTTCTGATAGCCATTTATTTATATCTTCAAGCACAGCATGCACTTCGTCATCTGTAGGTACAGTGACGGCAATTCCCTTACCATCACTTACAATTTTATTTAATGCATATATTCTTTTGTATATATCTTCACTATTAACATACTTCTGAAGCTTGTATTTTACAGTTCTAGCCTTAACAGCACCTTGATCTAATACGTTGTTTGCTACCTCAAATAATACTTTAATCTGTGATTCCAATGACATTTTATCTGTTATGTCCAGTCGGGATTCATATATTTTGAACTGTGATTTCAATGTGTATCCTCCTCTTGTATTGTGCCTATTGCTCAGAAACTACAACCTTCATCTTTGTAGAAACTTCAGCATAAAGCTTTACTTCTACATCATATACTCCAGTTTGTTTTATTGTATCTATAACAACCTTCTTCTTATCTATTTCAACGTTGTATTGTTTCTTAATCATATCAGCTACATCTTTATTTGTAATAGCTCCAAAGAGTCTTCCGTTATCTCCACACTTTACAGCTATTTTTACTTCTTTACCTTTTAACTTCTCAGCTAAAGTCTGAGCTTCTTCTATCTCTGCTAATTTCTTTTTTCTTTCATTTTCTTTCTTTTGGTTTATTATGTGCAGGTTTTCTGCTGTAGCTTCTTGAGCTAACTTTCTTGGAAAAAGATAATTACGTGCATATCCGTCAGAGGCTTCAACCACATCCCCCTTCTTTCCCATGTTCTTTATATCTTGCAGTAAAATTACTTTCATTATTTCTCACCTTCCATTAAGTTTTTGTCGATGGCTTCTTTGAGAGCCTTTAAACCTTCTTCAACCGTTGTGTTAAAAAGTTTAGTACCAGCAATATTCATATGTCCACCACCGCCTAAAGCTTCCATGATTACCTGCACATTTACATCTCCAAGGGATCTTCCACTAATGTATAAATCATTT is from Clostridium thermarum and encodes:
- the rplI gene encoding 50S ribosomal protein L9 produces the protein MKVILLQDIKNMGKKGDVVEASDGYARNYLFPRKLAQEATAENLHIINQKKENERKKKLAEIEEAQTLAEKLKGKEVKIAVKCGDNGRLFGAITNKDVADMIKKQYNVEIDKKKVVIDTIKQTGVYDVEVKLYAEVSTKMKVVVSEQ